In Microbacterium sp. ABRD28, the genomic stretch ATCGATGAGCCATGACCAGGCGACGTCCGCCAGCAGCGGGTCGACACCGATATCGGCCTCGAGAGGCGCCTGGGCGAAGCAGACGATCCGCCATGGACCTCCCCACGCCGCCGGTTCGGACTCGTCGTGGAGCAGAATGAAGCGGCCCGTTCCATACGGCGAGTCCACGCCGTCGTCTTCGGGTCGTACGTCGCCGGCGAGCGCGATCGCCTCGGGTGCGAGGCCCGCGGGCGCGGGGATCTCGCGCACCGCGAAGTCCTCTCGGAACGTCGTCGCCCGCACGGCCTCCGCGGCGAGGGCGAACGCCGTCGTCGCCGGGGATCCTTGGTCAGCCACGCGGACAGACTAGAGTGATCGCTCGATGGTCGACTCCAGGCGCGCCGCACCCTCCGGCCCCCCACCCGGCTTGCTGGGGGGAGTCCGGGCCGCGGTCGCGATCCTCAGTGCCGCCGTCGCCGCCGCCGTCGGAGTGCTGGGCGTGGTGTCGGTCCGTGTCGCGCGACGGGTGGTGACGCCTGCCGTGCGCGTCGCCGACACCCGTATCCTCGCCGTCGATCCCGTCGCGCAGACCATCACGCTCTCCCGTACGGACGACACCGTCCTTCCGGGACGCTACGGATTGTTCACCGCCGGCGACACGGGCTACCTCAAGCTCGGGTCGGTGCTGGACGAAGACGCCCTCGGCGTCAAGCGCAAGCTGCTCACCCACGTTCCCCCCGGCGCGGGGGTGGCGCCCGATGCCGCCTTCAGCGGGTGGTATTACGAACGCCCCGAGGAACTGCACCTGCCCTTCTCCTCAGAACTCATCGGATCCGGTGTCGGGCCGTGTCCCGCGTGGCTCTTCCCGGCTGAGACCTCCGACGAGGCGCCCGAGACCTGGGTGATCCAGATCCACGGGCGCGGCACCACGCGCTCGGAGTGCCTCCGCGCGGTGCCGGTGTTCCACGCCCTGGGGATCACATCCCTCGTCGTCTCCTACCGCAACGACGGTGAGGCGCCCCGCAGTCGGACCGGCACCTACGCCCTCGGTGCCACCGAGTGGCGCGATGTCGATGCCGCCGTCGGATTCGCCCGCCGCCGCGGCGCCCAGCGCATCATCCTCATGGGGTGGTCGATGGGCGGTGCGATCGCGCTGCAGGTCTCACTGAACTCTCCCCACCGTCAGGTGATCTCCGGCCTCATCCTCGAATCGCCCGTCATCGACTGGCGGATCGTCTTGAACTACCAGGCGAAGATGATGGGGCTTCCGGCGCCGGTCACGGGTCTCGCCCTCGGTGCACTCGCCAGCGAGTGGACGACGCCGCTGACCCGCACCGGCGGGCCGATCCCCTTCGACCAGCTGGACGTGGTGGCGCGCGCCGGGGAGCTGCGGCATCCCATCCTCATCCTGCACAGCGACGACGACGGATTTGTGCCCTCCGACGCCTCCCACGATCTCGTCGTCGCCCGCCCCGATCTGGTCGAGCTCATCGTCTTCGACGTGGCCCGGCACACCAAGCTGTGGAACTACGACCAGGAACGGTGGAGTACCGCGATCCGGACGTGGCTCGGTCGTCACGGGCTGAGCCTCGACGTCGACGCAAGCCGACCCGACGACGGTGAGGGCGGAACGTCCGAGCTCAGCGGCGGATCGTCAGACGCCGGTAGCTGAATCCGGCGTCGTCCACCAGCATCCCCGCCACCTCCGACGGCACCGAGGCGGCGAGGGAGAGGAAGGGGTGGTGCACGGGTTCGAGGAACGGCGAGACGGTGACGCAGACCTCGTCGACCATCCCCGACGCCACGAACTGCGTCGCAAGACCCGCGCCGCCTTCGCACACGATCCGGCGGAGACCCCGCGCCTGGAGTGCGCGGACGACGTCGACGGGATGCAGCCGCGTGGCGTCTTCGCCCGGAGCACCCGACGACGGCACCGCGACGACCTCGGCCGGTGCGTCCCCGACCGCGGCGGTGACGCGGTCGGCATGCTCGGGGCGGCAGAGGAGGAGAGCCGGCGGGGCTTCCCGCCCGTCACGGCGCCGGAGCGAGCCGTCGCCGAGGTCGCCGGTGGCGGTCACGATCGCCAGGCGCGCGGTCTTGGGCAGCACGGACCCTTCGGCTCGGACGGTCTCGGCCCCGACGACGACCACGTCGGCCTCGCGACGGATCGCACCGAGGATCATCCGGTCCACCCGCGAACTGATCGACGTGCTCGATCCGTCCGCACCCGTGGATGACCCGGTGAGCGTGGTGACCATGTTCAGCCTGACGAAGGCCCTCTCCGCGCGCCGGTAGCGCCGCGACATCCACTCTGCTGCGGAGTCGTCCGTCGTGTCGACGCGCTCGAACGAGGACGGTATGACCTCCGTCACCCAGCGCCCTGCAGGCGCAGAGGCGTGCACCGAGCCCGACATGGTCAGCCCGGCGCGCCGACCCGTTTGGCGCGCACCTGCCGCTTCGCGCGCCCGAGCATGCCCGTCATCCCCGCGATGCGCAGGGGCGACACCGCACGGGTCAGGCCGATGCTCTGGGGATAGTCGTCGGGGACGGCCAGGACCTCGTCGGCCGTCAGGCCGGTCAGCCCCTGAACCAGGATGCTGGCGAACCCCCGCGTGGTGGGCGCTTCGGCCGGCGCGGTCGCGTGCATCGCCACGACGCCCTCCGGGTCGACCTCGACGATGATGAAGACCGGAGACTGGCATTCGGCCACACGCTCGAGCAGCTCCGGGTGATCGGCCAGCGCATCCGGGATCGGCGGCAGTTCGTGCGAGAACTCCAGCAGAAGCTGCAGTCGCTCCTGCTCGGGGAGTTCGAGGAAGTCGTCGCGGATCGCCGCCAGTGCGGCGGGCACGTCCGAGGAAACGTCGGGGGATGTCATCCCCGCCATCCTCCCACGCCCTCAGCGAGTCCGATCGGGCCGCTCAGGCGCGGCCCGGGATCTCTCCCGGCTCGTCGCCGGCCACGATCGGCACCCGTACCGCCGAGCCCCACTCGGTCCACGACCCGTCGTAGTTGCGCACGTCGGAGAAGCCGAGGAGGTGGCGCAGGACGAACCAGGTGTGACTGGAGCGTTCGCCGATCCGGCAGTAGGCCACGATCGGCGCGGTGCCGGTGAGTCCCACCTCGTCGCGGTAGATCTGCTCCAGCTCAGCGCGGGGCTTGAACCCCCCGTCTTCGGCGACGGCCCTCGCCCACGGCACGTTCTTCGCGCTCGGGATGTGACCGGCGCGGAGCGCTCCCTCTTCAGGGTAGGCGGGAGCGGTCGTGCGGGTGCCGTTGTACTCCTCGGGGGAGCGGACGTCGATCAGCGGGTTCCCGAGGTGGGCGAGCACGTCCTCCTTGTAGGCGCGGAGGGCGGTGTCGTCTCGCTGGACGACCGGGTAGACGGTCGGGGCAGGGGTGCTGGCCTCGGTGGTCAGGGGCCGTCCCTCGGCGATCCACAGATCGCGTCCACCATCGAGCAGTCGGACGTCCTCGTGTCCGAAGAGCGAGAACACCCACAGGGCGTAGGCGGCCCACCAGTTGTTCTTGTCGCCATAGATCACGACCGTGTCATCGCGCGAGATGCCCTTGCGGCTGAGGAGCTCGGCGAATCCCTCGCCGTCGACGTAGTCGCGCACCACGGGATCGTTCAGCTCGGTGTGCCAATCGACCTTCACCGCGCCCGGGATGTGACCCGTCTCGTAGAGCAGCACGTCCTCGTCGGACTCGACCACCACCAGTCCCGGCGTGCCCAATCGCTCCTCCAACCAGGCGCCGGTGACCAGGCGCCCGGGGTCGGCGTACTCGGCGAACTTGGGCGATGACGTGTCGAACTCCACGGGCACGGGGCACACTCCTCGGGATGTCGGGGGAGACGGGTGGACGGCGTAGGGTGTAACCGTCCCCCTCGAGCCTAGGATCCGCTGCGCCGTGGCGCACCCTCAGCCTCGACATCCGTAAGACGGCGACACAGGACGTTCATGACCGCAACCCGCACCGGAACCGGTGTCATCCACCTCACCTCTCGCGACTCGCAGATCTCCGGTGCCGACATGGTGGCCGCTCTGACTCCGCCGCCGCAGTTCGCCTCCGCGACCTTCGACTCCTACCGCGCCGACCCGCAGTACCCGTCGCAGCAGGAGGCCAAGGACTACCTGGTGACCTTCGCCGGTGGAGGACCCGCTCCCGAGCGCGGCGGGTTCTTCCGGCGGGCGAAGAAGCAGCCCGAGACCAAGCCGGGGGTGTACCTCGACGGCGGATTCGGTGTCGGCAAGACCCACCTGCTCGCCGCCGTCTACCACGCGATGCCGGCCCGTCGGAAGTACTTCGGCTCGTTCATCGAGTACACCGCGCTGGTCGGCGCGCTCGGCTACCAGAAGACGGTCGAGCTGTTCCGGGGAACCGACCTCATGTGCATCGACGAGTTCGAACTCGACGACCCGGGCGACACGATGGTGATGACCCGGCTCCTGGGTGAATTGGTGGCCGGCGGAACGAAGCTCGCCGCGACCTCCAACACCCCGCCGAATGCGCTCGGCGAGGGCCGCTTCGCCGCGCAGGACTTCCTCCGTGAGATCCACGCGATGGCGGCGAACTTCGAGACCATCCGCATCGACGGCACCGACTATCGCCACCGTTCGCTCGACGGCCACGCCGTGACGCTCGACGACGCCGAATACGCCGGCGCGATCGCCGACGCCGCGACCCGGACGGTGGTCTCCGACGACGCGTTCGACGACCTCATCGCCCACCTCGCCCGCGTGCACCCGTCGCGCTACATCCGTCTCATCGACGGCGTCGGGATGATCGGGATGCGGGATGTCCGGGCCTTCGACGACCAGTCGGCCGCTCTGCGCTTCGTCGCCTTCATCGACCGCGTCTACGACGCCCAGCTTCCGATCCGCGCGACCGGGCTCTCGCTGGACCAGGTCTTCCCTGCCGAGATGCTCAGCGGCGGATATCGCAAGAAGTACCTGCGCGCGACGTCGCGTCTCATCGCCTCGACGCTCGCCTGAGCGCCGGGTCGCACCGCTCCGCCACGGGCGCTGAGCCGTTTCGTAGCGTGGTCGTGGCCGCTACGCGGCATCCGGAAACCTGATGTTTACCCAGGGGCCGGGGGTGTAACCGACCGGAAACACGGGACGCATGCCTCTTGAAACCGCGGGTCACCACACTGGAGGCCACCCGACGCTACATCCTGCGTCCCTGCAGAGAGGTTCTCCTGAGAGATGGATCAAGGCAATACCGCATTCATGCTCATCGCGGCCGCACTCGTCCTGCTGATGACGCCAGGGTTGGCGTTCTTCTACGGCGGACTGGTGAAGGCCAAGAGCGTCATCAGCATGATGATGCTCAGCTTCGGCTCGCTCGGACTCATCGGCGTCCTCTGGGTGCTCTACGGTTACGCGATCGCGTTCCCGGGAGCTGAGGGACTGGTCGCCCCGTGGTCCATCGACTGGTCGGCCCTCGGTCTGACGAGCCTCCTCGAGGTGCCCGAGGGCGCCGCCTATCCGCCGCTCGCCTTCGTCGCCTTCCAGGCCACGTTCGCGATCCTGACCGTCGCCCTCGTGTCCGGTGCGATCGCCGACCGCGCCAAGTTCGGCGCCTGGCTGATCTTCGCCGGCCTCTGGGCGACGATCGTGTACTTCCCGGTCGCCAGCTGGGTGTTCAACTTCGGTCTGGCCGAAGACGGCAGCTTCGCCTACGGCGGCTGGATCACCTACGGCCTCCAGGAGACCTTCGGGGTGGGCGCCATCGACTTCGCCGGTGGAACGGCGGTTCACATCAACGCCGGTGCCGCCGCTCTGGCCCTGGCTCTCGTGCTCGGCAAGCGGGTCGGCTTCCAGAAGGGCGTGCACGTTCCCCACAACCCGCCGTTCGTCCTCCTCGGCGCCGGCCTGCTGTGGTTCGGCTGGTTCGGCTTCAACGCCGGCTCGGAGCTGGCTGCCGACGGTGTGGCCGCTCTCGCGTTCGTCAACACCATCGCTGCTCCGGCCGCCGCTCTTCTCGCGTGGCTCGTCGTGGAGAAGATCAAGGACGGCAAGCCCACCTCGGTCGGCGCCGCATCGGGTGCCGTGGCGGGTCTTGTCGCCATCACGCCGGCCTGTGCCTCGCTCGACCCGATCTGGGCGATCCTCCTCGGCATCATCGCCGGTGTCGTCTGCGCCCTGGCCATCGAGCTGAAGTACGCCTGGGGCTTCGACGACTCGCTTGACGTCGTGGGCATCCACCTCGTGGGTGGCCTGGTCGGCACGCTCTACATCGGCTTCTTCGCCAACGGCACCGGCCTGTTCATGGGCGGTGACGGCACGCAGCTGCTGGTGCAGGCGATCGCCGCTGTGGCCGTGCTGGCGTACTCCTTCGTGCTCGCCTGGATCATCGGTTTCGCCATCCAGAAGACGATCGGCTTCCGCGTGAAGAACGAGGACGAGGTCGCCGGTATCGACACCGTGGTGCACGGCGAAGAGGGTTACGTCCTCACCGACACTCGCGGCTGAATCACCGAACGCCGTATCCGGAGGGCGTCGCGCGAGAGCGCGGCGCCCTCCGCGTATGTTGGCGTGATGGTGCGAATGCGCGGTCTCCTCGGTTCCCTCTCTGCGCTCCTCGGTGCGGGTCGCACGAGCCGAGGAGCGCGCCCGGACGCGGGGGATTCCGCGACGAGCCCGGCGGTGGGCACCCAGACCGTCGCCCGCCCGCCCCGGAACCTCGTCATCGAGTACAGGCCAGACCCCGACGGCACTGCCGATGCGGGCGAGATCGTCTGGACGTGGGTTCCCTACGCCGAGAACGACGGGCGCGGCAAGGATCGTCCGGTCCTCGTCATCGGTCGGGCATCAGCCGATCGGGTCTACGCGGTGCGACTGACCAGCCAGGCGCACGACGGCGACCATGACTACCTGCCGCTGGGCACGGGGGAGTGGGACAGCCGTGGTCGCGCCTCGTGGGTGGACATCGATCAGCTGTACACCGTTCATGATCGCGGGATGCGACGCGAGGCGGCCGCCCTCGACCTGCAGCGTTTCACCACGGTGGCCGAGGCGCTTCGAAGGAGATACGGCTGGCGGTTCTCCGCGCCGAGATGAGACTCGGATGTGGTGGGCGATACCAGACTCGAACTGATGACCTCTTCCGTGTGAAGGAAGCGCGCTACCAACTGCGCCAATCGCCCGTCGGCCCGGGGGCCGGGTACCGATGTTACCGGATGCCGGAGCCCGGTCCGAACCGGAAGTCGCGGCGACACGCGGCGGAGGCGCTGGTTTGGAACAGGGCGCCGGATCGGCTAAAGTCGGTGAAGCGCCCGGGAAGCCGGGAGCACGCGGATGTAGCGCAGTTGGTAGCGCATCACCTTGCCAAGGTGAGGGTCGCGAGTTCGAGTCTCGTCATCCGCTCGAGTGCGGGGTCCACCCTCCGGGGTGGACACGACGCGTGGGTCGAACCACACACGGTGGCGTGGCCGAGCGGCTAGGCACCGGCCTGCAAAGCCGTTTACACGGGTTCGAATCCCGTCGCCACCTCCACTCCACATAATCAAACAGCCCTTGGGCGCGATTGGCGCAGCGGTAGCGCGCTTCCCTGACACGGAAGAGGTCACTGGTTCGATCCCAGTATCGCGCACAGATGAAAACCCCCGGTCAGCCGGGGGTTTTCTGTTTCTGAGGTGCGGGGCGGGCGACGTTGGTGTTCGTGCGCTGTGAAGTCGGTGCGCGTCTCGTGGGGCCGTCTTCTCGTGCCTTAGAGTCACGCGTATGGCTTCCGAGGGTGACTTTGTTCCTGGATGGCTGCGGGCAACCGTGTGGGGGATCGCCATCTCTCTTGCGGCCCTCGGTGTGGTCTTGGCGCTGGTGTCGGGCAGTTTCCTGCCGCTCGTGGCGTTCCTCGGGCTCGCTGTTCCGATGGTCCCGCTCGGAAGACGTCGCGGTGCCGGCGCCAGCTCCACCGGCCAGCGACGTCATGGAGGCGCCGCCGCCGCCGGGCGCTGACCGCAGCTCAGGCGGGCAAGAGGGTTCCGCTCTGCCATCGGCGAAACCGACGTTCACGCTCGAGACGCACCGTGTCACGGTAGGTCTCGGTGCAGGGCGTGGGTCTCGGTGAAAGGGCTCACGGCGAAGGGTCGACCGCGTTCGCCCACACCCAGCATCGGTACTCACGCGTGCCCACGTGGAACCTGATCGCCACCGCGCGCGGGGTCCACATGCACGCCTCGGCGTCGACCTGCACCGGCGTCGCGCCGAAGCGAACCCACGCGCGCACAGCCTTCGGGTGGGGATCGGTCGTGCACGGCAGGAGGTCCAACTGCAGCTCCGCCCGGGTCAACGTCTGCAAAGACCCCTGTGCCGCGGTGCGTTCGAGGACACGATCGCTGATCCGGCGGTCCACCGCGTCGGCGTAGCGCCTGTTCGTGCCAATGGCGATCGTCCCTCCTCCGCCCGAGCAGCGGCGAGTCTATCCGCGGCCGACGACATGGTCCGTGTCCACCGTCCCCGGGGGAGGAGAGGGAGTTCCGCGGGTGACGATTTCAAATCCGAAGCCAGTGCTCTCGGCTCGAGAGGACGCGTCGGGGCGCGGGGCGCTCAGCAGGACCGACCGGTCCGGGCTCGAGGCACGCGGGACGCTGACCTGGTTCGCGACCGCATGCGAAGGGGTGGAGTCCCCGGACTGCGAGAACTCCACCCCCACCGCGTTCGCGGTGTCATCGCCGTTGCGGCGAAGCGTCACCGACGGACGGCGGCCTCGACCCAGCGTCCGTACATCGCCAGATCGCGCTGAGCCCGCTCCACCCATGCTGCTGACGCGGTGTCGTCAGCAGGGAGGAGGCTCGAGGCTTTGTCGAGCTCCCTGGCGGCCTTGTCGAGCTTGCCGTCAGACAGCGCGTCGAGGGCTTTGTCGAGACGGTGTCCGATGCGATCAGCGTCTTTCGCAGCCAGGCATCGGCCCTCGACGGTGGCGGGCAGGCCGTCACGCAGGTGACGGATCCCCGTCGAGGCCGCGCTGATCGGATCCGCGTGCGGAGCGACGGCCTCGACCCGGTGCGCGCCTTCCGACAGCGCCCGCGCCTGCGCATCGCTCAACTGGTTGTAGGCGAACAGGCCCGTGCCATCGGACCCTGCCGCGTTCACCGCGCGAATCTGCTCCAGCACCGTGCCGGACGTCGAGCCGCGGAACGGTCCATACGTCGCGGTGTACAGGTATTCCTCATCGCCGACCCGTTCGCGCATGGCTTCCGTGTCGCGTGCGACAGAGGTCCCGGAGGTGCCGAAGGACATGCCCGTCAGAACGTCCACGAAGCCGCGATCGACCCAGTCGCCCCAGTTCTGGAACTTCTTGTCGAGCCCGTCGACCGGGTCGGCGAACACGGCCGCCGACAGCGCGATCTCGGGAGCGGACTTCTGCTGCAGATCCCGAACCTCTCCGACGAACGAGGTCACGTTCGCGATCCGCCAGTCCGTCCAGGTCTGCCAGAGCGGCGAGTCCGGGGTGAGGGAGTAGGGGTCGACGCCGTGTTCGCCGGCGAATGCCTGTCGCGAGTAGTCGCTGTAGGAATACCCTGCCGTCTCCCAGGGCTGCGAGACCGGGTACCGGATGTAGTCGAGGTGGATTCCGTCGATGTCGTACGTCGACATGAGCTCTGCCAGCAGCGACTGCACGTAGGCCCGCGCGTCGGGGTGCGCGGCGTCGAGGAAGTAGTAGCCGGGCTCCGCGATCGAGGGGTGGAGGCCGGGCTTCCCGACATCCTGTCGCTGGATCGCCGCCCACTCCGGGTGCTGCGACAGGATCGGACCGGTACCCACTGTCTGATCGGCACCGACGAAGAAGGTGTGGATCCAGGGATGCAGCTCGATGCCGCGCTCGTGCGCACCCTCGATCCATACCTGCAGGGGGTCGAACCCGACCATCTCGGGGCGCTGGGGGGCGATACCGGCGGCGGCGGCGGCCTCGGAGGGGTAGATCGTGTATCCCTGATAGATGGTCTCGAGGAAGACCATGTTGAAGCCCGCCTCGTCGATCCGGTCGAGCGATTCCTCGATGGCTTCCGGTGTGGTCTCTTCAGGACGCACCCACGTCGCGCGCCCCTCCGCGACCCGTGACTCCGCAGTGCGGTGGGCGGCGAGCTCGGCCGCGCCCCGCGCCGCCACCGCGAGATCCACCGCCTCAGCTGCGTCGCCCGACCCCGAGGCGGCGCGTGCGTCGTCGAGGAGTGTCGCGGACTCCGTCGCCGCCGCGCGAGCGGCGTCGGACGCGAAGACCAGACACGACGCCGTGGCCGCCCCGATGCGTGCCGTGGCGTCATCGAGGGCGCGCTCGGCGCCGAAGATCGCGGTTCGTTCGTCGACCGTCGCGATCAGGACATCGCCCTCGATCGAGATCGCGGCTCCCACGACGGCGTTGGTCTGGAGCCACGTGCCGCGTCCGCCGTGACCGGAGAGGACGTAGCCGTCGGCAGGGATCTCGCGGTCGTTGCCACCGGCGCCTGTGACGACGCCGTCCTGCACCGTGACCTCGTAACCGAAGTCGTTCGTTCCCGTGGTCTCCCGGCCCGATGCCGGCGTGTACTGGACCATCTGCTCGGCGCCGCGGCAGCCCGGGAAGCACACGCCCGTGCCGTCGACACCGGGTGGGTTGGACTGGGCTGTCGGATCGACCGCATCGAGCGTCGTACGCTCCTCCCGCGAGATGACCGGACCGATCCGCACGGTGTCGCCCGGGCGGATGTTGTCACGAAGCCACGCGCGGACGTCGGGCGTGCCCCCCGGCGACACCGAGAGGACGATGCCGTCGGCAGGGATCGCGTTGTCACCCGGGCGCAAGGCGGGATCACCGCACGGGGCGAGGATCGTGCACACGCTCTGCACCATCCATGCGCCGCCGGCGGCGGGGCGCAGCACGGCCTCACCGCCGAACCCGTTGGTCTTCGTGGTCGCCCCGAATGCCGGGGTGTAGACGGCGACCATCCCGGCGAGCCTGCTCGGCGGGTTGACCGCGGCGATCGCGATCCGCTCGCCGCCGGCCGTCGTCACTTCGTCTCCCGCCACGGGCGCGACGAGGGCGGCGGCCTGCGCCTTCACGACGGGCACCGGGCTCAGACCCAGCGCGGGCGAGGCGCTCAGTGCACTCAGTGCGAGGGCGACGCCGGCCGCGGCGAGCGCGGTACGGCGGCGTGCACGTGTCAGGGCATTCATCATCGAATCCTTGTCATTCCGTAGTGATCCGCGTTGTGGCATCACAGGTCAGCAATTGGTTCGTACCAATTGCGCGCCAACGCTAGTCTGCGACGCGACTGATCGCAAGGGTCGGATCTCGAATCCATGACAATGGTCAGAAGCACGTTGCAGTGGTTCGAACCATTTGCTAACGTCCGTCCGTGGATCGCATCGATCCCGCAATCCGAAAGGTCCCACCAATGACGTTGAACCGAACCCGTCGCACGCTTCTCGCGGGTGCGACTGCGACCGGTCTGGCCCTTGCGCTCGCCGGCTGCGGCCTCGAAGGTGTCGACACCGGCTCCGAGGCCTCCGCCGACGAGCTGTCGACCGTCGAAGGCGAGATCAGCTTCGCCACGCTCGAGCTCAGCTCCAACCCCGACCTCGCGGCGTACATCGAGGACACCATCGCGGCCTTCGAGGAGGAGTACCCGGGCACCGAGGTCGAGTGGATCGATGTGCCGTTCGCCGGGGCGCAGGAGAAGTTCGCCGCCGATGCCGCCGCCGGGAACCTCCCTGACGTGGTCAACATGAACCCCAACTTCGCTCAGCCGCTCGAACGCGAGGGAGTCTTCCTCGACATCGACCAGGCCGACCCCGAGCTCGCCGCAGAGTATGTCGAGGGGGCGTGGAAGGGATTCCAGGTTCCCGGCATGGAGGGGACCTTCGGTGTGCCGTGGTACCTGACCAGCGAGGTGACGATGTACAACGCCGCGCTCTACGAAGCCGCGGGGCTGGACCCCGACGACGCACCCGAGACGTTCGCGGAGCTCTACGAGGACGCTCGCGCCATCTCGGAGGCCGGTGCGGGCGAGTTCTACGGCCTGCACCCCGCGCTGGAGAACCGGTTCATGACCGATCTGGCCAAGATCGGTGTCCCGCTCATCGATGAAGACCTCGTCTGGACCTTCAACACCCCGGACGCCGTCGAATACGTCGAGGGGCTCGCCGAGATGTACCAGTCGGGAGTGTTCCCGGCCGATTCGCTCACGCAGACCCTCAACGACGCCAAGGAGGGCTACCAGGCCGGGAACGTCGCGATGTTCCCCTCGGGACCGAACTTCCTCAACGGCATCGAGCAGAACGCTCCCGAGGTGTTCGCGAACACCCGGGTGGCACCCCAGATCGCCGCCGAGGGTGAGCCGGTCAACATGTCGGTGATGGGGCTCCTGATTCCCAAGACCAGCGAGAACCCCGGTACCGCCTTGGCCTTCACGAAGTTCATCACCAACGCCGAGAACCAGCTCGCCTTCTCCCGGGTGGCGCCGGTGCTGCCGTCGGTCACCGCTGCGCTGGATGATCCGTTCTTCCAGGACGACTCCGACGGCACCGAACTGTCCAAGGCCGTCAAGCTCTCCGCAGAGGGGCTCGCGCGCGCCGAGAACCTCACGCCCGTCCAGTACGACGACCAGGTCAAGAACGCGGTGCTGGCGAAGATCCAGCTCGCCCTCACCGGTGACCTGACCGCACAGGAGGCGCTCGACCAGGCGGTCGAAGAGGCCAACGCCATCACCGGCGGCGGGGAGTAGACGCGATGCGGCCCCGAAGGCTCGTCACGCCCTGGTTGCTCATGGCACCGGCGCTCGCCGTCGCCCTGATCTTCCACATCGTCCCGTTCTTCCGCACCGTCCAGTTGTCGTTCACCGACTTCCGGCTGGCCTCGGGGGGACAGTACGTGGGGCTTGAGAACTTCGGGGCCCTCGCGACCTCCGACGTCTTCTGGCTCTCGG encodes the following:
- a CDS encoding family 10 glycosylhydrolase; amino-acid sequence: MNALTRARRRTALAAAGVALALSALSASPALGLSPVPVVKAQAAALVAPVAGDEVTTAGGERIAIAAVNPPSRLAGMVAVYTPAFGATTKTNGFGGEAVLRPAAGGAWMVQSVCTILAPCGDPALRPGDNAIPADGIVLSVSPGGTPDVRAWLRDNIRPGDTVRIGPVISREERTTLDAVDPTAQSNPPGVDGTGVCFPGCRGAEQMVQYTPASGRETTGTNDFGYEVTVQDGVVTGAGGNDREIPADGYVLSGHGGRGTWLQTNAVVGAAISIEGDVLIATVDERTAIFGAERALDDATARIGAATASCLVFASDAARAAATESATLLDDARAASGSGDAAEAVDLAVAARGAAELAAHRTAESRVAEGRATWVRPEETTPEAIEESLDRIDEAGFNMVFLETIYQGYTIYPSEAAAAAGIAPQRPEMVGFDPLQVWIEGAHERGIELHPWIHTFFVGADQTVGTGPILSQHPEWAAIQRQDVGKPGLHPSIAEPGYYFLDAAHPDARAYVQSLLAELMSTYDIDGIHLDYIRYPVSQPWETAGYSYSDYSRQAFAGEHGVDPYSLTPDSPLWQTWTDWRIANVTSFVGEVRDLQQKSAPEIALSAAVFADPVDGLDKKFQNWGDWVDRGFVDVLTGMSFGTSGTSVARDTEAMRERVGDEEYLYTATYGPFRGSTSGTVLEQIRAVNAAGSDGTGLFAYNQLSDAQARALSEGAHRVEAVAPHADPISAASTGIRHLRDGLPATVEGRCLAAKDADRIGHRLDKALDALSDGKLDKAARELDKASSLLPADDTASAAWVERAQRDLAMYGRWVEAAVRR
- a CDS encoding sugar ABC transporter substrate-binding protein — its product is MTLNRTRRTLLAGATATGLALALAGCGLEGVDTGSEASADELSTVEGEISFATLELSSNPDLAAYIEDTIAAFEEEYPGTEVEWIDVPFAGAQEKFAADAAAGNLPDVVNMNPNFAQPLEREGVFLDIDQADPELAAEYVEGAWKGFQVPGMEGTFGVPWYLTSEVTMYNAALYEAAGLDPDDAPETFAELYEDARAISEAGAGEFYGLHPALENRFMTDLAKIGVPLIDEDLVWTFNTPDAVEYVEGLAEMYQSGVFPADSLTQTLNDAKEGYQAGNVAMFPSGPNFLNGIEQNAPEVFANTRVAPQIAAEGEPVNMSVMGLLIPKTSENPGTALAFTKFITNAENQLAFSRVAPVLPSVTAALDDPFFQDDSDGTELSKAVKLSAEGLARAENLTPVQYDDQVKNAVLAKIQLALTGDLTAQEALDQAVEEANAITGGGE